In Camelus dromedarius isolate mCamDro1 chromosome 4, mCamDro1.pat, whole genome shotgun sequence, the following are encoded in one genomic region:
- the HES6 gene encoding transcription cofactor HES-6 isoform X1 — protein MAPLLAPSRDRAGREAEDSCEARGNRKARKPLVEKKRRARINESLQELRLLLAGAEVQAKLENAEVLELTVRRVQGALRGRAREREQLQAEASERFAAGYIQCMHEVHTFVSTCQAIDATVAAELLNHLLESMPLREGSSFRDLLGDALSGPPGAHARSNWPVGGALGSPLPSPRGSGDDQSSDLEEAPETELSRAPSEGPDLVTAALGSLTAARIAQSIWRPW, from the exons ATGGCTCCGCTCCTGGCGCCCAGCCGGGACCGTGCGGGCCGGGAGGCTGAGGACAGCTGTGAGGCGCGGGGCAACCGCAAG GCGCGGAAGCCCCTGGTGGAGAAGAAACGGCGCGCGCGGATCAACGAGAGCCTGCAGGAGCTGCGGCTGCTGTTGGCGGGCGCCGAG GTGCAGGCCAAGCTGGAGAACGCCGAGGTGCTGGAGCTGACGGTGCGGCGCGTGCAGGGCGCGCTGCGGGGCCGGGCACGCG AGCGCGAACAGCTGCAAGCGGAAGCGAGCGAGCGCTTCGCCGCCGGCTACATCCAGTGCATGCACGAGGTGCATACGTTCGTGTCCACATGCCAGGCAATCGACGCCACCGTCGCCGCCGAGCTTTTGAACCACCTGCTTGAGTCTATGCCACTACGCGAGGGCAGCAGCTTCCGGGATCTGTTGGGGGACGCCCTGTCCGGACCGCCGGGAGCCCATGCGCGGAGCAACTGGCCAGTAGGAGGCGCCCTGGGGTCCCCGCTGCCCAGCCCCCGGGGCTCAGGGGACGACCAGTCCTCCGACCTCGAGGAGGCCCCCGAGACTGAACTGAGCCGGGCGCCTTCCGAGGGGCCGGACTTGGTGACCGCAGCCTTGGGCAGCCTGACTGCTGCCCGCATAGCCCAGAGTATCTGGAGGCCTTGGTGA
- the HES6 gene encoding transcription cofactor HES-6 isoform X2 → MAPLLAPSRDRAGREAEDSCEARGNRKARKPLVEKKRRARINESLQELRLLLAGAEVQAKLENAEVLELTSANSCKRKRASASPPATSSACTRCIRSCPHARQSTPPSPPSF, encoded by the exons ATGGCTCCGCTCCTGGCGCCCAGCCGGGACCGTGCGGGCCGGGAGGCTGAGGACAGCTGTGAGGCGCGGGGCAACCGCAAG GCGCGGAAGCCCCTGGTGGAGAAGAAACGGCGCGCGCGGATCAACGAGAGCCTGCAGGAGCTGCGGCTGCTGTTGGCGGGCGCCGAG GTGCAGGCCAAGCTGGAGAACGCCGAGGTGCTGGAGCTGACG AGCGCGAACAGCTGCAAGCGGAAGCGAGCGAGCGCTTCGCCGCCGGCTACATCCAGTGCATGCACGAGGTGCATACGTTCGTGTCCACATGCCAGGCAATCGACGCCACCGTCGCCGCCGAGCTTTTGA